The following coding sequences are from one Leptospira mayottensis 200901116 window:
- the fliF gene encoding flagellar basal-body MS-ring/collar protein FliF — protein MPEQVQKILNNIREFFTTLDTTKKLILGGVALTVLVAIGILSTISLQKNRVVLFKDLTSKDFAEVTKKLDSLGYQYGSSDTSVITVDPEQRQEIVTKLAQENLIPAGVQGWELFNVDKFTETQFDKDIKKYRALKGAIEQSLMTLRSVDKAYVNIAFPEDELFSSNSSPVKASVILHYIPGVESLSRKEVKGIVNLVSRAVPKLKPENVSVADADGKIISDFEEDLEKERLELRIVQEKLRIGEEQRIQRLIDMRNTLRWLLGGEDRVDITRFEYNLNWDKESYKDNSVSPVVAIPDNPNTPYSELKLVDGYSLKVSSKETKEDFKGRGFTPDGPAGTEPNIPPGYKDTDYQKSEYSKSENINNYEFNRRVSEVQKQPWKVEKVNLSVVIDGMWEKKEKEDGTGYDRKYIPVSEDELRQIRKNLESAVGIDKARGDQISVITIPKDRSSQFAAEDEELRKQKAIRQMIIASLIIILLLIVSILVYRAVKKEIARRRRLREEELAAQQQMMREAALRVMDEGGAEVELSLDEKYRRELLENAINLAREKPEEVAQLLRTWLSEEEAS, from the coding sequence ATGCCTGAGCAGGTGCAGAAAATCTTAAATAATATCCGGGAATTTTTTACGACCCTGGATACGACTAAAAAGCTTATACTCGGAGGGGTGGCGTTAACCGTCCTGGTTGCGATTGGAATTCTTTCCACAATCTCCCTTCAAAAAAACCGAGTGGTTCTGTTTAAGGACCTAACGAGCAAGGACTTTGCCGAAGTCACGAAAAAACTGGACTCTCTCGGCTATCAGTACGGAAGTTCAGATACAAGTGTAATTACAGTCGATCCGGAGCAAAGACAAGAGATCGTAACCAAACTTGCTCAGGAAAACTTGATTCCCGCCGGAGTTCAAGGCTGGGAGCTTTTCAACGTGGATAAATTTACCGAAACCCAGTTCGATAAGGATATCAAAAAATATAGAGCCCTAAAGGGAGCCATCGAACAATCCCTTATGACTCTGCGCTCCGTGGACAAGGCATACGTAAACATAGCCTTCCCCGAAGACGAACTCTTCAGCTCAAATTCATCTCCCGTCAAGGCATCCGTAATCCTTCACTATATTCCAGGAGTAGAATCGCTTTCCAGAAAAGAAGTCAAAGGGATCGTGAATTTGGTTTCCAGAGCGGTTCCTAAGTTAAAACCGGAAAACGTCAGCGTAGCGGACGCAGACGGCAAGATCATTAGCGACTTTGAAGAGGATTTGGAAAAAGAAAGACTAGAACTAAGGATCGTTCAGGAAAAATTAAGAATCGGTGAAGAACAAAGAATCCAACGTTTGATCGACATGAGAAACACGCTCCGCTGGCTACTCGGAGGGGAAGACAGAGTTGATATTACACGTTTTGAATATAACTTAAATTGGGATAAGGAATCCTATAAAGACAATTCCGTATCTCCCGTAGTCGCGATTCCCGACAACCCAAACACTCCTTATTCCGAACTAAAGCTTGTGGACGGGTATTCTCTCAAAGTTTCCTCCAAAGAAACCAAAGAAGATTTTAAAGGTAGAGGTTTTACACCGGACGGTCCCGCCGGAACCGAACCGAACATCCCTCCCGGATACAAGGACACCGACTATCAAAAATCGGAATACAGCAAGTCAGAAAACATCAACAACTACGAATTCAACAGAAGAGTTTCCGAAGTTCAAAAACAACCTTGGAAAGTGGAAAAAGTAAACCTTTCCGTAGTCATCGACGGAATGTGGGAAAAGAAAGAAAAAGAAGACGGAACCGGTTATGACCGCAAATACATTCCGGTTTCCGAAGACGAACTCAGACAAATTCGTAAAAACCTTGAGTCCGCCGTCGGAATCGATAAGGCAAGAGGTGATCAAATTTCGGTCATCACGATTCCCAAAGACAGATCCTCTCAGTTCGCGGCGGAAGACGAAGAACTCCGCAAACAAAAAGCGATCCGCCAGATGATCATCGCATCCTTAATTATCATTCTTCTTTTAATCGTAAGCATCCTAGTCTACAGAGCAGTCAAAAAAGAAATCGCAAGAAGAAGAAGACTCAGAGAAGAAGAACTTGCAGCTCAACAACAAATGATGAGAGAGGCCGCACTCCGCGTCATGGACGAAGGCGGAGCGGAAGTGGAACTCTCTCTGGATGAAAAATACAGAAGAGAACTTCTCGAAAACGCTATCAACCTCGCCAGAGAAAAACCGGAAGAAGTCGCACAACTTCTCCGCACATGGCTCTCTGAAGAGGAAGCGAGCTGA
- a CDS encoding FliG C-terminal domain-containing protein: MNPLSSRQNRAGSLLRILGEHLPPEVYRHLGPEETGKLLETFHKTGKPDSKEEREILSSFLNSLSKIRKEESIDPEGLNLIRELEALLKEEKEEKDLLQELKTKSTEEISRIVSGEKPSMIALILCFGNPDAAAAVLNDFPEKMKEEILIQIHDLDLSSEYEKNRLERFLKFKLEALALEEKSLPINNPMGKKAADLLGRLRPGDSQKIFDRIREKRPGFAENIMEHFFRMEDLLYLEREPLNRFFSSFHPIVLACAFKGTEMEVQTRILEKLEPALSSSIRLESDSMGPISLAEMETAQNGILERLRDEIEEGSIKFWRAT, encoded by the coding sequence ATGAATCCCCTATCTTCCAGACAAAACAGAGCAGGAAGCCTTCTTAGGATTTTGGGAGAACACCTCCCTCCGGAAGTCTATCGTCATCTGGGTCCGGAGGAGACGGGAAAACTTCTTGAGACGTTTCACAAAACCGGAAAGCCGGACTCTAAAGAAGAGAGAGAAATTCTCTCTTCTTTTTTAAATTCCCTCTCTAAGATTCGAAAAGAAGAAAGTATCGATCCCGAAGGCTTAAATCTCATTCGGGAACTCGAAGCTCTTCTCAAAGAAGAAAAAGAAGAGAAGGATCTTCTACAGGAACTAAAGACAAAAAGCACGGAAGAAATTTCAAGAATCGTATCCGGAGAAAAGCCGAGTATGATCGCTCTGATTTTATGTTTCGGAAACCCGGATGCGGCAGCTGCGGTGTTAAACGACTTTCCCGAAAAGATGAAAGAAGAAATTCTTATACAGATTCACGATCTGGACCTTTCCAGCGAGTATGAAAAGAATCGTTTGGAAAGATTTTTAAAGTTCAAACTCGAAGCGTTGGCTCTTGAGGAAAAAAGTCTTCCGATCAACAATCCTATGGGGAAAAAGGCCGCCGATCTTTTGGGAAGATTACGACCTGGAGATTCTCAAAAAATCTTCGATCGGATCCGCGAGAAACGTCCCGGTTTTGCCGAAAATATAATGGAACACTTCTTTCGGATGGAAGATCTGTTATACTTAGAAAGAGAACCGCTAAATCGGTTTTTTTCTTCCTTTCATCCGATTGTCCTCGCGTGTGCGTTCAAAGGGACGGAAATGGAAGTTCAGACGCGAATTCTTGAAAAATTAGAACCAGCTCTCTCCTCTTCCATCCGATTGGAATCCGACTCTATGGGTCCGATCAGCCTCGCCGAAATGGAGACCGCTCAGAACGGAATCCTAGAAAGACTCCGAGACGAGATCGAGGAAGGAAGTATCAAATTTTGGAGAGCGACTTAA